GCCGAGCAACGCGGCTGTCACTACTGCGGCGAATGCGATATCGGATGCAACTTTCACGCGAAGAACACGCTGGACTTCAACTACCTGAAGGTTGCTCGTGACTTCGGAGCCGACATCAGCACGCAATGCGAGGCAACCCGGATCGAACCCGCCGTCGCAGGCGGCTACAAGGTGACCTATCTGGAGCACGCCGCGGGTGGCCGGTTCGCGAGCTCGAAGCTCGTTACGTATTCCTGTGCGCGGGAGCCGTGAACTCGACCGAGCTGCTGCGCAAATGCCGCGAGGAATTTGCCACCCTCCCCGCCCTGAGCGCGCGGCTTGGACAAGGATACTCGGGCAACGGTGACCTGCTCGCCTTTGCGTTTAACACCAAGCAGGCCTTCAAACCGTCTGAGGGCCCGACCATCACTACCGGGATCGTGTACGACCGCATCGAAGGCGGCGCGGCCAACTGGTTCATTTTTGAAGAGGGCGGTCATCCCAAAGAGATCGGCTCTCTGCTCCAACTGATCAATCCCGCCGGCCATTTTCTCGACGACGTCGCACTCGTTGCGCGGTCGGAGGTTTTGAACGTCTTGCGACCCCGAGCGGCCGCAAGGGTGGGAAGCCCAAGTCCCCCCGACGCAGACCACGCCGCGGTATTTCTCGCAATGGGTCGGGACCTTGCCAACGGGGTAATCAAATTGCACCCCATCACCCGACGCCTCGATATCGAATGGGGCGTGCCTTCCAACCAGCCCTTGTACGACGCCGAGACGCGCCTGGCGACAGACATAGCCAATGTGATGGGCGGAAACGTCGCG
Above is a window of Candidatus Binataceae bacterium DNA encoding:
- a CDS encoding GMC oxidoreductase, which translates into the protein MNSTELLRKCREEFATLPALSARLGQGYSGNGDLLAFAFNTKQAFKPSEGPTITTGIVYDRIEGGAANWFIFEEGGHPKEIGSLLQLINPAGHFLDDVALVARSEVLNVLRPRAAARVGSPSPPDADHAAVFLAMGRDLANGVIKLHPITRRLDIEWGVPSNQPLYDAETRLATDIANVMGGNVAMNPLWRFLHIPVSVHNLGGCVMAETSDTGVTGPNGEVHNYPGLFVLDGAALPAATGVNPSHTIAAVAERNVELFIRGLPGKAGWHSPQFALKTPVVDPLSSIVVPAGGTIPTQTQSVGVQFTQTMKR